One genomic region from Lycorma delicatula isolate Av1 chromosome 1, ASM4794821v1, whole genome shotgun sequence encodes:
- the LOC142318014 gene encoding uncharacterized protein LOC142318014, translating into METSSEPPLHAPRICKCQNGYCEEDKNGDLYCNCFPEFRGQFCDIYIQRARVPALGNMAALLIPLTLLLVVLAAAAIYIVIRKRPFGKGTGLGGLTNSQSVSFRQGTNVEFGSPTFSSNGLPIGEKDLNHIMVQPVCSMVVLHSLIFHRYHSHHLLNIFKVKEQMPLEVKSVAEV; encoded by the exons ATGGAGACTT cttcAGAGCCACCATTACATGCACCACGTATATGCAAGTGTCAAAATGGTTATTGTGAAGAAGATAAAAATGGAGACTTGTATTGTAACTGCTTCCCAGAATTCAGAGGACagttttgtgatatttatatacAGCGTGCCAGAGTACCTGCACTTGGAAATATGGCTGCTCTTCTAATACCTTTAACATTGCTGTTAGTTGTTCTTGCTGCAGCTGCTATCTATATTGTTATAAGAAAGAGGCCGTt tGGGAAAGGAACTGGCTTAGGCGGCCTAACTAATTCACAAAGCGTTTCCTTTAGACAAGGTACAAATGTAGAATTTGGTTCTCCTACTTTCTCTAGCAATGGTCTTCCAATTGGA gaAAAAGACCTGAATCACATTATGGTCCAGCCAGTATGCAGCATGGTGGTACTTCACAGTTTGATTTTCCATCGTTATCACAGtcatcatcttctgaa TATTTTCAAGGTCAAGGAGCAGATGCCTCTAGAGGTAAAGAGCGTGGCAGAGGTATAG